In the Marinomonas algicola genome, one interval contains:
- a CDS encoding LysR family transcriptional regulator, whose translation MNIEYIKLFVRIASTHNISLAGSELGLSPPVASMHISKLENSLGVKLIHRTTRKVSLTVEGKAFLPHAEEILNAVDNARVAVGVGSFTPQGTIRVSAPASFGRMHIVPFLKEFTEKHPHLKIDLRQSDSIVDMVEGGFDIAIRNASLNDSTLVARKLARDKRIICASPEYIKKFEEPKTPQDILKHQCINLIGIDNWTFQTPDGIQKIKTKGSIRIDNGESIRDTCIDGGGLTLCSIWCAYKALQKGELVQVLKDYPLVSDTAIWAVYPSSRLLAPKVRAFIDYFIGCYGEPPYWER comes from the coding sequence ATGAACATTGAATACATCAAGCTCTTCGTTCGAATAGCGTCAACGCATAACATCAGCTTAGCAGGCAGTGAATTAGGGTTGTCACCTCCTGTAGCCAGTATGCATATCAGCAAACTAGAAAACTCACTTGGTGTAAAATTAATACATCGAACCACTCGAAAAGTGTCCTTAACCGTGGAGGGGAAAGCATTTTTACCTCACGCTGAGGAAATATTAAATGCTGTTGACAATGCTAGGGTGGCTGTAGGAGTAGGAAGCTTTACTCCTCAAGGAACCATTAGAGTTTCTGCACCAGCGTCTTTTGGTCGCATGCATATTGTTCCATTTCTAAAAGAATTTACTGAAAAGCACCCTCATTTGAAAATTGATTTACGTCAAAGTGACAGCATTGTTGATATGGTTGAAGGCGGTTTTGATATTGCTATTAGAAACGCGTCTTTAAATGACTCAACTTTAGTGGCAAGAAAGCTTGCACGAGATAAACGAATCATTTGTGCATCGCCAGAATACATTAAGAAATTTGAAGAGCCGAAAACTCCTCAGGACATACTAAAGCATCAATGTATCAACCTTATCGGTATTGATAACTGGACCTTTCAAACACCTGACGGAATACAAAAAATTAAAACTAAAGGGTCGATTAGAATCGATAACGGTGAGTCCATAAGAGATACGTGTATTGATGGAGGAGGTTTAACGCTTTGTTCAATTTGGTGTGCCTATAAAGCGTTACAAAAAGGTGAGCTTGTTCAAGTGTTAAAAGATTACCCGTTAGTTTCAGATACAGCTATTTGGGCAGTGTATCCCAGTTCAAGATTGTTGGCCCCGAAAGTGAGGGCATTTATCGACTATTTCATCGGATGTTACGGAGAACCCC